The sequence below is a genomic window from Lytechinus variegatus isolate NC3 chromosome 3, Lvar_3.0, whole genome shotgun sequence.
caatctgaaaaatggatcgacgcccctggaaCCTACTTCTTTGGTGGTGTAAATtgccggttctgaaccgcgagccgatggaAGTTACtcgcgtttacacgctatgaaaaagccgatgctgcatcggctcgcggttcagaaccgcaAGCCGATTCAaaagccgattaagtgtaaacacggtataagtTAAAAACCCGGTAGGTATTGAAAAGTTTTATCAGATGTCTGAAGATCGCACCTCCCGTAGGTTGCGTGAAACTCagagttgcaattaaatttgatgaaccaccagcagtggcgtacctacaattttccacagggggggggggtgttgcgcccacaaatgtaataacactttacccacaaataaaataatttttgatcgcccgaaaatgtaataatgactttacccacaagtgtaataaatttgaagggatttttggcgaatccgttctaaactaaaatccaatagtaatgcgttcatatagcacaaaagtgcaaagtcttttttccagattcggttaatataacattatagtacaagtccaaagtcttttttccagacccggttgtttcaaaaattataatatacgtccaaattttttttccagacccggttgtttcaaaaattataatataagtccaaagtcttttttccagacctggttgtttcaaaaattatgatataagtccaaagtcttttttccagaccaggttgtttcaaaaattataataaacatccaaagtctttttttcagacccggttactataggattttagtttagaacggattcgccaaaaatcccttcaaatttattacatttgtgggtaaagtcattattacattattttgtgggtaaagtgtttttacatttttgcgcgttattacatttgtggtaaagtgttattacattttatcagaaataaaggatttcgtaccagaaaaaaatttgacaaacaaaaaaaaagggtcttcaagcaAAGGTCTTTCAAGCTTGCTGCACGTCAGGGGGTCATGGATACGTcttttgcatgggttgtgactcgtcaggtaTGCTAGTGACCTCCGGTCAACCTTGTGAACttgtgtatattatatatatatatatatacatttgtatatatttgttttggcgGCGGTCGAAATtagatatgaataaatatactTAGTGCAATGTTTTGTATGACTCATTTAGATGCACTGTATTTCCGTGACAGTTGCGGTTATGCTTTTTTCTCAATATCAGATATCGTTCCCCCACGAAAGTACTCGATTAAGATAGCAACCTAGCTTACCATTTTAAAGGTCGATTTATTAATCAGTGACTTCCTTCTTTAATGATAATTGTATCCAAAGCTCATCTCatgttttatattgattttaCAACTTAAAGGATAAATCCACCCCATCAAAACGTTGATTTaataaacagaagaaaaaatatcaagcataacactgaaaatttcatcaaagtgatatctttaagtttcgcttaatttcacaaaacagtcatatggTTATATTTACATCCAGATCGGTAAGCAAATAGGCGTACTGATGACTTCactcattctttatttctttttgtattttattatatagcgtatgaaatattcaaattttccccCCGTTGTCCTGTAAAACAACGTTTTATTGACCCCTTTGATATGCATGCATGTCCATGATTTAATACAATCTTTAAAATGGTTGTTCTGTAAACATGTCATGAGAACAAGGTACAATGTATTTCAAAACGATCTCTTTGCGCTATATAATGACCCAagaatattcataattaataaGGCATTTTAGGAATCACTTCGCAGAAGCTTTCTATAGAGAACAAAGCAGCATTTGtagaaaatcggtgaatcaaaacagcaatgTCGTCCTGGACTGTAGACATATTCGCAATTTTTCGTCCGGTCCGAGTCTTAAGAAGATGTGCTGTCccgggtggtgtttcataaagctgttcgcacaactttacgaacgactggaacaCGTTCTTATACataagtcagctacatagggatataacatacagcacaagaaagggtcaccagtcgtgcgttaagtcattcgtaacttacgaacagctttatgaaacgggcctccggtccattgtgatttgacgggcattttcaatagattctgaacgttccagaaagcgtctGCGAAGTGCAcagaaaaaaaactgtggtgttaaccagtgtacatagaggaccacaccagttattttacaccggtgttaaattggtggtgttagttttacacctataggtgttattacaacacctttggttgttacatttgcactctttggtgttatgttcaccAATTGgggtcagttttaacaccacagtttttacagcgTTGGTGTTAAAATGCGCTTTTAAAATAATGCGAGAACTGTATATCTGTAGATATATAATCAGCTCTGTGAACTTCGATCTTTGAATTTGATACCCTTCAAAAGTAATCGGATAGTCGTCTCTTCTACTGTCGTATATTCATACTTGGACCATGTTAAATCCGAACAATCAAACGATTCTTTATTTATCATGAGAACAAATAAAACGGGCGGACAATTCAAAAGTATACAATGCATCACGCAAATCCCTGCAGTGGTGAGAGGTATCAATATAATAGAAACATAGttattaaaatcatgaaatgtaCAACATGATTGCACAGGACTATGAGCAACGCGGAAATGATAATAGATAATCATGGTATGGTATGGTATTTATTAGGTCATGCATCGCAGTCACAAATACTGAATTGGATATACAATATAATATTAACAGGTGTACAGTGTCTGATATTGGTAATAATTTACATAAGAATTAATTCACATATTTACTTGACCCATTGATATTAGTGCAAATATTCCATCTTCCCGAATACAAACGTGAAAtagatatattaaaaaattgaagagaagaaggaaagggagaaaacgaagggagaagaagaaaatgaagggagaagaaggaggatgagatgaggaagaggaagaagaaggtaGGAAGAgtaggaggaggaagatgaagGGGATGAGGAAAAAGAttaagagaaagagaagagaatgAGGAAAATTTCACTCGAAATATCACATAATCCGTAAATAGTGGAAGACAAATTTCGTGTCACGATGAGCTATtcttacaaaatgttttttcaGTAACTCTCAAAACTCGATCTGACGGCATGGATATACAAATTCTTGCAGTTGGGCAAAGTCCTACTATGATCGTACCTCTTCCGGCGTACGTGGTAAATACCATGAAAACTTGTTTGATTGGCTACTGAGCCCTTTTACCATGGTATATAGTTGCCATGACGGAAAGGTTGATTTACGGAGTGAGACCAAGGAGATCCCTTAAAACAATATATAACAGGCAagagctaaaaaaaattgtgtgtaaGTGGACTGAGTGTGTAACAGAACtgcatattaaaataaaatcagtttACTTGGGAAAGCCGGGACTGGTAGTTATAACTCGGtcacatcatcatgaacattGCAGGTATATGAATTTTTAAGATATGTCTCTTCAAGATCTAAAGACCACATCTTTTTTATGGGTATCTATACATACTATCTAGTGACGCAGTAGGCAAACGTGATCACATGAATCTAATGTATTTCATCGATGCTTGTTGTATACTCATTGCGATTTGCCTGAATAATCATCTGCACCCTGCCCCTCTTTCctgttctttctttattttagatATGAGCTGAGAAATTAAGTTTAGGAACTTGTCTCAGCAGAAAAGAAGCatgaataattatatcattacttttttaattgataaacatttcttacaatacacatataatatatatatatatatatatatatatatatatatatatatatatatatatatatttaattcaatcttattttatacatcatttcatatataatttcatgaaatatatttcattgcAGGTTTAACTTTCTAAGAAAACTGAATCAGAACCCTTATGCTTCTTCAACACGAGGCTGAGTTTGCGAGCATCGAGTTTCGTCAGACCTAACTCATCGATCATTATCTCTTCATCTAATGCCATAAGAAGCTCTCCATCGATGTCATTTTGAAGGAAGGATTCGGAATACTTTCCAAGTTTACGCGCTTCCAAGAAGGACACTACTTCTTCTTTCGTGAGACCACTGTGGACAGCGAAAGGCAACCCCATCGGCGGTAAATGGCCCACATCTAGGTTTGGTTTGGCAGCTAGTGTTGGAGAGATGGGGTCCGACGGCGGTTGCGATGGTAATTTCGACACACGAGCTGGCGGTTTCggggttgttgttgtttttggtGCGGCCTTCTCATCTTCGCTACCTTGAGAATCGGACATGATGATGCCGCTGTCGACACGAGCAGGTTTGCCCGCGTCGTCCAGTGAAACTCTGGGCGAAGGCACAGGAAGGTTGGCTGATTGGATGTAATTACGCGAATCTGTACGAATTGGCACAGGGGGCTTCTTTTCTTTAACAGGCTGTGGAGAGGAGTTGGATTTAGCGTGAGGGACAGGGACTACCTCCTTCTCTTGGTTGGACACTTCGAGTTCGGTCTGAACTTGTTTTGTTGCCTTAATTTTGGCGTAACTATCGGGTTTTGCTGGGATTTCCGACCGATTGACGATCATGGAATATTCTTCGCCTTCGTCAACAATTTCTTCGAGGCACTGGACTCTTTCATGCAgtcttttcttctcatttttcaattttaggtTTTCCTCTTTGATGTcctgaacattaaaaaaaagtgtttgttATTAAGGCATTGGCAAAGTGAATAAAAAACGTTGTATATTTTGATACAAATTATAGATCATTAGtacttgaagaaaaaatgagcATGATTCGTAATGACAGAATAATTAAGGTTCAATCAGAAATACCGGCGCCATTTAACTCATCTCATTCAAATTAATCAATTCCTGACGAAAGAAAATAGGAGAATTAGAGGAAGGCACTATTTTGACAAGAACATATAATTTCCACATATATGTTCAACTTTTAAAGATTATACCCACCCGATGGATAAAAAGAATACATTGCAGATACAATGTAACATacttacattgtatttttttaagagcTCGCCATACTTAGTTTTCTTTTCATCCGTCTGTtatgagagaaagagggagatggGGTTGAAAGGGGGTAATCAGACCTTTAAAAAaggcaacaacaaaaaatcctACAGGAAATTGAAGttgcatatttctttttcccctctttttttaaGGTAATGTGTTCTTGTACTTTAAAAAATCTCCAATTGTTTTTATCTGTCTTTGTCATTTTGTCAAATGACCATAAAGATAGGCCCCGGTTCCCTTTATGGTAACTTCGCCGTCCAATGGTATTGAGAACAGTACTCAACGTCCATTCAGAATCAAGAATTCCATGGAAGTTACCATTGCATGGCAAATGGCCCTGTAGGTATATCTCGAATAATTGATATATAATGCAGAGGGCACAAGGATTCGATTAAAAAACAGAAACTGACATTTGGTCAATATAATTCTTAAATCCTGACGTACTTCAAAAAGAGAtattagaattaaaaaaaagtaaagtaaaTTATACAGGACTATTAAAAAGGCGTATTTAAATCAGAAAATCATAGGACGGTCATAAAGTGCAAGTAAAGGTATGTgtatttgtcattttcaaataaagATGAACAATAAGTAGCTTTTAatattatattaatgatattcaatttcaatacaTACCCAGCTGTTTAAAGCTTTGTCCTCTGAGATGACTTCGCTGTATATCTCGTCACTAGAACTAGAGGAAGTGAGCGAAAGAAGATAGTTGGGGAAAAAAGCCCAGGGTGCAAATATATTCTTTAGTCATTTGAACAATTTTGTTCTCGGATTTTGACGAGAATTTACATACATCAATGACTAAAATATAGTCTGACTAATGATTAAACATATCATTTGCAACTGACTGAGCCTCCATCTAATTATTTTGAATGCATGAGAGTGTAGATTTTATTGTGCACAAAAGtcctaaaattttgttttctagtATGGATAGTTCGCACACTCCTGACGGATCAAGGTTGATAAAAATTGCTCTTATCAAAAGGTGAAAACTATATAATTTCGACCATAAGTTATTGAATCGTTCATAATCGTTCATATCTGGACATTCTGCATGAAACTTACCTATTGCCGTTGTCATCAGCATATTGGTTAGTTTGCTGATCAAATGTCGGCTCGGACAGTCGTTTCCGGACGTCGATTGACTTTGGCGGCCTGTCTGGAATACTTGGTGTCAATGTCTCGCTACTTCGTCGAGCTGGTCGAGGCGGTCGAGATGGAGGAGTTTCCATTGAGCCCTTTTGGCACACTTGTCGTTTGTAGGACTCAACTGCCGACTCCAGTCGCTTGATCTCTTTATCCTTTTTTCGATCTAAAAATTTAATCCTGTGTTTCCCTGTTTGTGCGTATAACGATTAAAAACAGAGTCGTTTTATATTTTTCCGAACAAACAGTTACgaaattgttataattattttgaaattgaaatatgtgACAGATTTTCTGGACCAAGTTTTGACTTCACATCTTAATCATTTCTATGCGAGGCTGAACAAATTTTAGTCCCCCTCGTAGCATAGTTAATCCAAATACCTTAGCGCACACCTGGAGGTACGGTCTCAagcatattttttctttggtaATATTCATGGTTTATTCAAACTTAGTAGCCAAATTACTCATAAAATGTAACTACGTTTAATCCTTTAcaaatacaatttcaaatttcaggCGTTTTGGGTACATAAAGCAttgtcttgttttgtttttagctTTTCATGTGTAATCCTAGTTTGCTGCTTTGCGGCCTTCCACACACACATGGACACACACATAGATGTGTCTGTAAAGAAAAGAGTGTTGGATAATTATGTCTTCCAAGTGTTGGCATGATTTATGAGCCTATAGTTAAACAGATATCATTAATGTTGCATGTGGACCCCTATTTTTGGTTTCCGAACCATGGAAGCGtaatatttttcaagaaaactcCTTGAAACTTTAATACATTCACGCATCATACCTTCCCAACTTGCAAGCCAGTGTTCCAGCACTTCTTCTATAGGTTGGGGTATTTCTTCCAGAAGATAAGACATCCCTGCTTGGAGTGGGTCGACTACATTCCATGTCCTGTTAATGTTGGCGTATAGAGGCGATACGAAAGCTGGTATCTGCTCTTCGACGGGCAAAGGTGCTCTCTCTAGGGAGAAGGGTGCGGACAGGGGTAAGCAGTAGATAAGGCTGTCCCCGCTCCTTGTTGCTAGGACACATTCCTCGTCGGAGGAATCGAGAAGTCGCAGGACTTGTTCGACCTTCCTGTTTCTCTGTCCAAGACTCGTGTCTGGAATCCGGACACgctatatatttcaaataaaaaacatattcataataaaaatgtgTGCAGAATGCATTTTAACCCTTATTAAACTGGGGGTGTCACTACGCCGTCGCGCAAAGTTTTCTGATCGCGTCGCTCACCgacttttttactttcaagtcttgcgcatcttttgagaccaaaattgcgacGCCCGGGGacgcggttctgaaattacgcaacattgtgtaagtgcatgtcagacccgaaATTGCTCAAGAAGTGAttccgtgtacaaagtcaatgcaaattgtgtttttcaaccaaaatcatagatgtttgattattattttacttctgttggtttaaatggatttattttatgctatttatgatctcagaagggtccccgacaaagttcattggaaaaaacaataaaaaacaaaggtttgaaaaaacaaagaaatacataagaaaaaaaatgtagatattTGTTAGAAATTAAATAGTTGATACTccaaccaaaaattagcatCTACTAgctatataaattgagttaaaggcaaaaacatacacaaaaacaaaagttagggcaaatttcatacgcttatttgcataattaattataaatataaagaacTTTTTTACCATACAGTCTTGTAGTTTACCTCCGGCTCTACGCGCATGCAAATTTTCGCGGCGATCGCGCGATCAGCGgccgagatctgaggggggtcaaattgacccaccccccccccccactaaatACTGGTCTGAAATATCCCACTAAATGTCGAGGTGAACGATGGAAAACTTCAAGCAAGTTGTGGGGATACATGATCAAATTAGTCGTGTTTCTTACTTCGTATTCAAAATAGAGGATATTTCTGTAATCTGTATATCCATTATCTTTTCTTTAACTAAAAGAATTTGTTTCCATATTCTATCCATAACcattaattatttataaaatcatACGTTTCCTATTCATTTCCTTTAACGGTTGCATTTCATGTTTTAGGTTACTTTTACATTCGCTAATAGTGTCAATTGATTGATCCAcgtaaatgtaaaaatatatttgtaccTATTCCAACTATCTAACACGCTGACTACTTCATTCTAGAATTCCCAAGCCATCTGTACATGGACCACCCACTTAGAGCCAGAAGTGGAGGGTACTTACCAGAGGAAACCTGCGAGTTTTCAGTTGTGTTAGCCGTTGAAATTCTGATTCGACCATAGTAGTATATGACGAAAATGTCATTTCTTGTGAAAATCGACAGGGACCGATGACATGCTCTGATACCGGGTCCAACAGCTTTCCAACAAGAACctgttttttgtaataatttgttCAATCATACGTAGGTATATTATACACACATTGGGTATCTTGTCTTGTGATCATACGATGTGCATATCAAATTATTAGACTAACAAATGTTAAAGTCTCTGGTAACACTTGTGCTGTTGCTGTCTTTTGTGCTTTCTTAATGGGAATGGTCACTTTGTTGTTCTGGTATATTTTATGATGACATCgaaatataaacataaattgTAGTTGTTGGTGTACTATTGTTAGTGTCTAGGAGGGAGCAGAGAGCATTTTCCttaaaggtggtgtcacaccttggcgttttagacagcgtatgcccgacgtatcaaaatttctctaaaacctcggcatacgctgaactttgatttttttcaactctgggcgtatacttagcgtattcataacgagttggacgtatacataacgtattagtaacttatatcgaacgcttcgttaacttataagtaacgtattccaacgaatgcttagcgtattgctggcgtacacaacttatgccctacgatagcctaacttacgcatagcgcgcggcagcgtattgctgacgaacacgtgtcgtagcctataaaaaggctgccgctcgactattaaAATCATAActgcacgatacatcaccgtatcaacaccaccgccatgccgaagaaaactcctgtgaaccccacctttatacaccaattcctataaacatgataaacgttgtcaatacgccattatacggtagctgtaagttataaacacgttctgtaagttttgtggtcgtccggagcacgtcttcatacgtcaatatacgttggagttaagttacacatacgttcaaagcacgttactcataggttagaagtaagttttagggtacgctggacattatctcgacgtacatcgacttatgagtaacttacgagtaacgtgtgtcaacgtgtatcaacgatcgcgtaacttgcctacaacttatggcccgcgtatgcgggacgtatgagccatacgctgccatacgtcgaaaaattttgtgcttgcacaaaatttttcgacggcctcgccgtatgacgacgtataccagcgtgttttagcgtactcttaacgtatgcaaaacttacccgtaacgtattcgacgtacgccagcgtattcgccaaattcctcatacgtcgggcatacgctgtctataacgtcaaggtgtgacagcgccttaacgCTCTAAAAAGCATGGGGCAGTGTGACGCAGAAACCAGTGCTGTTGGTATCAGTGCAAAACCAAAGTGATAATTCTTACCGTTTCTGTGTTATGTCGGACCTTATTCATTAAAAACCTCCATGACACTgcagaattttcttttatttcaagaaGAAATATGTTATGACCGGTTCCATGTCATTTCtccgataaaaaaaaatctgcacgCCAGTTAAGTCAAACATAAAACCTATCCCGAGTTCAAAACTAATCCTAAATCCTTATCTTTATGAACCAAAAGACAGGAGCAAATATCGTGTCACCTTTATAACAACCTactaaatattcttttttttattcctgccctggtggggagggggcacttttagaataaaacaataacaagtggaatgcctctggccgtctcacctgcatcacgcgattcaacatagcagcagtgctgactttgaaaactactataacttgcacaagatgttcagtgatacttgactactcttatttccacgttttatgaactagaccaataaactttacagagataggatggtaattcaacaaatacccccaatgtggccaaagttcactgacctttgaccttggtcatgtgacctaaaatgcgcacaggatgttcagtgatacttgattactcttatgtccaagttttatgaagtagaccaacatacttttaaagttatgatggtaattcaacaaatgcccccaatttggccaaagttcattgaccctaaatgacctttgaccttgatcatgtgacctgaaactggcacaggatgttcagtgatacttgattactattgtgtccaagtttcatgaatcagatccaaaaacttttaaagttctgattgtaattcaacagatacccccaaatcggccaaagttcattgaccctaaatgaccgttgaccttagtcatgtgacgtgaaactcatgcagaatgtttggcgatacttgattaatcttatgtccaagtttaatgaactaggtccatatattttctaagttatgatgaaatttcaaaaacttaacctcaggttaagattttgatgttgattccccaacatggtctaagttcattgactctaaatgacctttgaccttggtcatgtgacatgaaactctgataggatgttcagtaatagttgattaaccttatggccaagtttcatgaactaggtccatattctttctaagttatgatgtcatttcaaaaacttaaccttaggttaagatttgatgatgacgccgccgccgccgtcggaaaagcggcgcctatagtctcactctgcaatgcagatgagacaaaaagggtaaatttgAAAGTTTTCTCTTCCagtatttcatcaatcattcaaagtttttatttttttgtcaaacagattatgaaaatacttacctgattttcttatttacgagataactcatacatctacttgatttgctagttcagccctctggactgccatacccgaaaagaactcccaagaatttaaaaagcgcgagcgcgccctctcccgttcaggcttactacccatgatcaccgcgcaattagcgtccatcttcctcaacttttgcaagcccatacgttgaaacatgttgctacgcaaggcggagggtcggtgggagggtatcaagtagatgtatgagttatctcgtaaataagaaaatcaggtattttcataatttacttcaataactccatacatctacttgatttgctagaccaacacggactcaaaccgtagggaggcatgttttcaattgtaagcctaagaaaatttaaaaaacaaaaacaacgaaaattagggagagggggaaaaagccgcagctgctttaagcgccgaagcagcaaatctcgcctcgctggacggaatgtccttcaagtagaatgaagtgaaggagttagctgagcgccaaaaggcggccctcaaaaagtcctcgagaggaatgccctgaaAAAGGGCCCATGACGAACTAATACCCCTAGTATCATGGGCCTTAGGTCTGGTTGTATCAGACAATAACGCACCAGCGCCCGCTGATTTGATGGCCTCAACAATCCATCTCGAGATGGTGTCGCGGGATGCTGCTGAAAAGGGTTCACCTGAAATTACAAATAATTGATCTGAACTCCTAGACGATTTAGTGCGATCCAAATACCACTTTAACGCCCTCACGGGGCACCGCAATCTATCATCTGAAATAGACGAAAAACTAGACAGAGGGGCCAGAAAGACTTCAACTGAACCAGAGGACATGGTTTGATTCTTTGCGATGAACGAGGGGGTCGGAATTAACCTAACACCCCGTCTCTCCCAGCGAATGTGTCCCGGCGAAACACACAGGGCATGGAGAGAACTTCGCCTTTGGTCCGAAGCGATAGCCATTAAAAACGCTGTTTTGATAGCTAAGTTATGGAGAGAAGCCTCCGCTAGGGGCTCAAAGGGCGGTTTGCAAGGGCCCTAAGAACTGCAGACAAACTCCACGACGGGGCTAGGGATTTGACTGGTGGACGCTTCAAGAAAAAGATTTTAATAACTCCGTAATGACTGACGAGTTAGATACTGAAGAGCCGTCCGTGAAACCGCGGTGCGTCGCTGTAATCGCGGACCGATAGCCCCTGATAGTTGCGATCGCTTTGCCTTTATCAAAAAGGCCAACCAGAAAATCTGCAATCGATGCAATCGAAGCAGAACGAGGATCGAGTGAGCGTTGACTGCACCACTCCGAAAA
It includes:
- the LOC121411699 gene encoding uncharacterized protein LOC121411699, with amino-acid sequence MSKQDAGENRYASDPTVSTVPNDGRPKAKTDPAKGSQETTPLAKLVREEKLPQCIRITKNFLVLGSHIRFKKGDVLMLHFVYTKQVIHATDSKKGKVLRLPLHNKQEFEILPLDPLLDDKVYDGTAALINAKPLPDRVRVVDAHCSTHLEEQQCSDDVVQIEKIEVDKRFGKVLVGKLLDPVSEHVIGPCRFSQEMTFSSYTTMVESEFQRLTQLKTRRFPLRVRIPDTSLGQRNRKVEQVLRLLDSSDEECVLATRSGDSLIYCLPLSAPFSLERAPLPVEEQIPAFVSPLYANINRTWNVVDPLQAGMSYLLEEIPQPIEEVLEHWLASWEGKHRIKFLDRKKDKEIKRLESAVESYKRQVCQKGSMETPPSRPPRPARRSSETLTPSIPDRPPKSIDVRKRLSEPTFDQQTNQYADDNGNSSSDEIYSEVISEDKALNSWTDEKKTKYGELLKKYNDIKEENLKLKNEKKRLHERVQCLEEIVDEGEEYSMIVNRSEIPAKPDSYAKIKATKQVQTELEVSNQEKEVVPVPHAKSNSSPQPVKEKKPPVPIRTDSRNYIQSANLPVPSPRVSLDDAGKPARVDSGIIMSDSQGSEDEKAAPKTTTTPKPPARVSKLPSQPPSDPISPTLAAKPNLDVGHLPPMGLPFAVHSGLTKEEVVSFLEARKLGKYSESFLQNDIDGELLMALDEEIMIDELGLTKLDARKLSLVLKKHKGSDSVFLES